Proteins encoded in a region of the Natronorubrum halophilum genome:
- a CDS encoding DNA-directed DNA polymerase II small subunit has protein sequence MPLEASARIVSELTSRGYNAEREAVTHLASADDPQAALERVIETLPEDALVVRSDHVRTTLSASDPTSKPGAGGSEPDGEDPSASTGATVSDPTAIGGYSPVETKGSTDAERSVDPALRSLEIDGDMTGQSTGTGEYSDFVAVFRDRLERLGAKLRSRINHRPATAIQKMPGGGEVAMVGLVNDIRSTASGHWLIELEDATGTFPWLVMKDREYADLVEELLCDEVLAMEGTLADDSGIAFVDSMYFPDIPRTHEPSTADRHVQAALISDVHVGSQEFMHDAWNRFADWLHTEQAQHVEYLLIAGDMVEGVGIYPDQDEELDIVDIYDQYEAFNEYLKRVPGDIEIVMIPGNHDAVRLAEPQPGFDEELRGIMSAHDPRIVSNPSTVTLEGVSILMYHGVSLDEVIAELPEEKASYEEPHKAMYHLLKKRHVAPQFGGHTRLAPEEQDYLIMEDVPDIFHTGHVHKLGFGKYHNVLAINSGCWQSQTDFQKSVNIDPDAGYAPIVDLDTLDVTVQKFS, from the coding sequence CCCACCTCGCGTCGGCCGACGATCCGCAGGCCGCCCTCGAGCGCGTTATCGAGACCCTTCCCGAGGATGCGCTGGTCGTTCGATCCGATCACGTTCGAACGACGCTTTCGGCGTCCGACCCGACCTCGAAACCGGGAGCGGGCGGTTCCGAACCCGACGGCGAAGACCCCTCCGCTTCAACTGGAGCCACCGTCTCGGATCCAACCGCCATAGGAGGGTATTCTCCAGTTGAAACGAAGGGGTCTACAGACGCCGAGAGATCGGTCGATCCCGCGTTGCGATCGCTCGAGATCGATGGGGATATGACCGGCCAGAGTACGGGGACGGGCGAGTACAGCGATTTCGTCGCCGTCTTTCGGGATCGACTCGAGCGATTAGGGGCAAAACTGCGAAGCCGGATCAATCACCGACCGGCGACAGCGATCCAGAAGATGCCGGGCGGCGGCGAGGTGGCGATGGTCGGGCTGGTCAACGACATCCGGTCGACGGCGAGCGGCCACTGGTTGATCGAACTCGAGGACGCCACCGGGACCTTCCCGTGGCTGGTGATGAAAGACCGGGAGTACGCCGATCTGGTCGAAGAACTGCTCTGCGACGAGGTGTTGGCCATGGAGGGAACCCTCGCCGACGACTCGGGAATCGCGTTCGTCGACTCGATGTACTTCCCGGATATCCCCCGGACGCACGAGCCGTCGACGGCGGATCGCCACGTCCAGGCGGCCCTGATTAGCGACGTGCACGTCGGCAGTCAGGAGTTCATGCACGACGCCTGGAACCGGTTCGCCGACTGGCTCCACACGGAGCAAGCCCAGCACGTCGAGTACCTGTTGATCGCGGGCGACATGGTCGAGGGCGTCGGTATCTACCCCGATCAGGACGAGGAGCTCGACATCGTCGACATCTACGACCAGTACGAAGCCTTCAACGAATACCTCAAGCGGGTTCCCGGCGACATCGAGATCGTCATGATTCCAGGAAATCACGATGCAGTTCGCCTCGCGGAGCCCCAGCCCGGGTTCGACGAGGAACTCCGCGGGATCATGTCGGCTCACGACCCGCGGATCGTGAGCAATCCGTCGACGGTGACGCTCGAGGGCGTCTCCATACTGATGTACCACGGCGTCTCGCTGGACGAAGTGATCGCGGAACTGCCCGAGGAGAAGGCGAGCTACGAGGAGCCACACAAGGCGATGTATCACCTTCTCAAAAAGCGCCACGTCGCCCCGCAGTTCGGCGGCCACACGCGACTCGCACCCGAAGAGCAGGACTACCTCATCATGGAGGACGTTCCCGACATCTTCCACACCGGCCACGTCCACAAACTCGGCTTCGGGAAGTACCACAACGTGCTCGCGATCAACTCCGGCTGCTGGCAGTCCCAGACGGATTTTCAGAAGAGCGTCAACATCGATCCAGACGCCGGCTACGCGCCCATCGTCGATCTCGATACGCTCGACGTGACCGTTCAGAAATTCAGCTGA